The following coding sequences lie in one uncultured Flavobacterium sp. genomic window:
- a CDS encoding DUF2252 domain-containing protein, whose product MADKFENKTENLFDPVASKAARFDKGVAIREVTPRSSHQEWSPAENRGDPIEILIKTSIGRIESLLPIRYSRMMESPFTFFRGAAAIMAADLKHTPNTGIDLQLCGDCHLMNFGGFATPERKLVFDINDFDETFPGPWEWDVKRLAASFVIAGRWKKITNKTCKEFAWHVADSYKRHMLEYSKLSALQIWYADIDLAELIEKGEDEEIKEFQGKRIKKAAEYTAHEKEFAKMTYQEGSRARIKDDPPLIYHPTGDEGNRILREAGIVHTRYLETLSDEKKVLLSRYSLHDLAIKVVGVGSVGTLCGISLLMSATGEPIFLQFKEARKSVLEENVKAKSKYPHQGERVVRGQKLMQSASDIFLGWTNDDEGKFFYIRQLRDAKVKPVLEIMKPKNMADYAKACGWALARAHARTGDPSVLSGYIGKSNEFANAISRFSILYADQNESDYNKMLEAIKEGRLPITTDAY is encoded by the coding sequence ATGGCTGATAAATTCGAAAATAAAACTGAAAACTTGTTTGATCCGGTAGCATCAAAAGCAGCACGTTTTGATAAAGGAGTTGCTATAAGAGAAGTTACGCCTCGTTCTTCTCATCAAGAATGGAGTCCAGCCGAAAACAGGGGAGATCCAATTGAAATTTTGATTAAAACCAGTATTGGCAGAATAGAAAGTTTATTGCCAATTAGGTATAGTCGAATGATGGAATCTCCTTTTACTTTTTTTAGAGGAGCGGCAGCAATTATGGCGGCTGATTTAAAACATACACCAAATACCGGAATTGATCTTCAGCTTTGTGGCGATTGTCATTTGATGAATTTTGGTGGATTTGCAACTCCTGAACGCAAGCTGGTCTTTGATATTAATGATTTTGATGAAACATTTCCCGGGCCTTGGGAGTGGGATGTAAAAAGACTAGCGGCAAGCTTTGTAATTGCCGGAAGATGGAAAAAAATCACAAATAAAACCTGTAAAGAATTTGCCTGGCATGTAGCTGATAGTTATAAAAGACATATGTTGGAATATAGTAAATTATCGGCGCTTCAAATTTGGTATGCTGATATTGATCTGGCAGAACTTATTGAAAAAGGAGAAGACGAAGAGATCAAGGAATTTCAGGGAAAGCGAATTAAAAAAGCGGCAGAATATACTGCTCATGAAAAAGAATTTGCAAAGATGACTTATCAGGAAGGATCGCGAGCCAGAATAAAAGATGATCCGCCATTAATTTATCATCCAACAGGAGATGAAGGAAATAGGATTTTAAGAGAGGCAGGAATCGTACATACAAGATATCTCGAAACATTGTCTGACGAAAAAAAAGTATTGTTAAGCAGATACAGTTTGCATGATTTGGCCATAAAAGTAGTAGGCGTAGGAAGTGTAGGTACACTTTGCGGAATCAGTTTATTGATGTCGGCTACGGGAGAACCTATTTTTTTACAGTTTAAAGAAGCAAGAAAAAGTGTTCTAGAAGAGAATGTTAAAGCAAAAAGCAAATATCCGCATCAAGGCGAACGCGTTGTGAGAGGACAAAAATTGATGCAATCTGCATCTGATATTTTTTTAGGATGGACAAACGATGATGAGGGTAAGTTTTTTTATATCCGACAGCTTCGTGATGCCAAAGTAAAACCGGTTCTTGAAATCATGAAACCAAAAAATATGGCCGATTATGCAAAGGCTTGCGGTTGGGCACTTGCAAGAGCACATGCTCGTACAGGAGATCCGTCTGTATTATCCGGATATATTGGGAAAAGTAATGAATTTGCGAATGCAATTTCGAGATTTTCTATTTTGTATGCTGACCAAAATGAATCAGATTACAATAAAATGTTAGAAGCGATAAAAGAGGGAAGATTGCCAATAACTACAGATGCTTATTAA
- a CDS encoding transporter — MKTKFHAKRQIIKFISVLALLLIYLPVNAQLKGGHILGGMGLQSGTQTPENTLSVYVPGYFYTASSLRNANGDKSIANPDINMFVTGVGASYVSDFKILGANYGATVLLAFASNKIQGNTLDSKSPFALTDTYIVPVQLGWHNKRADFVFSYQIYLPTGKFEMGASDNSGLGMFMNEFSAGTTLFFNDKKNFHFSALASYEINGKKKDTDIKTGDLLSIEGGLGKTFYMMNAEKTAPKGILNAGLIYYLQYKVTNDQIPVPVFGTIETDKDRVGGIGAEINYYHIGCSTSAGLRWIAEVDAINRFQGNTFFLTLAHVFSLKKK; from the coding sequence ATGAAAACAAAATTTCATGCTAAAAGACAAATAATAAAATTCATTTCTGTTTTAGCGCTTTTGTTAATTTATTTACCTGTAAATGCACAGCTTAAGGGAGGTCATATACTTGGAGGTATGGGGTTACAATCTGGGACACAAACTCCTGAAAACACATTAAGCGTTTATGTGCCTGGATATTTTTATACAGCATCATCACTAAGAAATGCCAATGGAGACAAATCAATTGCAAATCCTGATATTAATATGTTTGTTACAGGAGTTGGTGCATCGTACGTAAGCGACTTCAAAATTTTAGGAGCCAATTATGGAGCAACAGTTTTGCTTGCATTTGCATCAAATAAAATTCAGGGAAACACTTTAGATTCAAAAAGTCCTTTTGCCTTAACAGATACCTATATTGTACCGGTTCAATTGGGCTGGCATAATAAAAGAGCCGATTTTGTTTTTAGCTACCAAATTTATTTGCCTACCGGAAAATTTGAAATGGGAGCTTCTGATAATAGTGGTTTAGGAATGTTTATGAATGAGTTCTCAGCCGGAACAACCTTGTTTTTTAATGATAAAAAAAACTTTCATTTTTCGGCTTTAGCCTCTTATGAGATAAACGGAAAAAAGAAAGATACCGATATTAAAACGGGAGATCTTTTAAGTATTGAAGGAGGTTTGGGGAAAACATTTTATATGATGAATGCCGAAAAAACTGCTCCAAAAGGAATACTTAACGCAGGGTTAATTTATTATTTGCAGTATAAAGTAACAAACGATCAAATTCCGGTTCCAGTATTTGGTACAATTGAAACGGATAAAGATCGAGTGGGAGGAATAGGAGCCGAGATTAATTACTATCATATTGGCTGTAGTACTTCGGCAGGACTTAGATGGATAGCTGAGGTTGACGCTATAAACAGATTTCAGGGAAATACGTTTTTCTTAACACTTGCGCATGTATTTAGTTTGAAGAAAAAATAA
- a CDS encoding DUF6515 family protein, protein MKLDLLKHIKSLILAVVFVIMLAMPESANAQRFGHFTPHAVMPRPIPIHPPVPRPFPPRPLPPHPYPYPRPYPVPFHPYPVPFPYEYHPFVPYYWGPTWYPIGFFAATLTTAAIVISIENTNYNYDDGVYYVKESNGYKVVPAPLEATISELPKGYVIINVSGTDYYYYGGTYYDKDTSKYKVVNAPVGAVVTHFPEGAEEKTIDGQKYMIYNNVYYQPISKDGQDSYVVVQGK, encoded by the coding sequence ATGAAATTAGATCTTTTAAAACATATAAAATCCTTGATTCTTGCTGTAGTATTTGTAATAATGCTAGCGATGCCGGAATCTGCAAACGCACAGCGTTTTGGCCACTTTACGCCACATGCCGTAATGCCCAGGCCAATACCAATTCATCCGCCTGTACCTCGGCCATTTCCTCCAAGACCGTTACCGCCACATCCATATCCGTATCCAAGACCATATCCGGTACCATTTCATCCTTATCCGGTGCCATTTCCTTATGAGTATCATCCTTTTGTGCCATATTATTGGGGACCAACATGGTATCCGATAGGATTTTTCGCAGCAACATTAACTACAGCGGCTATAGTTATATCAATAGAAAATACAAATTACAATTATGACGATGGAGTTTATTACGTAAAAGAGTCTAATGGCTACAAAGTTGTGCCGGCACCTCTTGAAGCAACAATTTCAGAATTGCCAAAAGGATATGTTATCATCAACGTTTCAGGAACAGATTATTATTATTACGGGGGCACCTATTATGATAAAGATACCAGTAAATACAAAGTAGTAAACGCACCTGTTGGAGCTGTTGTGACACATTTTCCGGAAGGAGCCGAAGAAAAAACGATAGACGGACAAAAATATATGATTTATAATAATGTCTATTATCAGCCAATTTCAAAAGATGGGCAAGATAGTTATGTCGTTGTACAAGGAAAATAA
- a CDS encoding DUF2092 domain-containing protein, whose protein sequence is MNKKFLFLMGFVIMSITINGQTQRIDSTAAFILHRTEVTLQDIKSCSFTAVTTYDVPNESLGLIKHAITDKVAIKFPDKMKVTSAGDKGNRGLWYDGKKLNYYSFDNNTYGFTNAPGSVIETIDEASKKFGIEFPGADFFYPTFLQDLLSEQGNLIFLGTTIVDGRECFHIAGNDKTKSFQFWIGIDNLFLPVKMVIIYTLDKDKPQYEALYKDWTINNDYPDSMFEFTTPPKASKVKILPREIKKQS, encoded by the coding sequence ATGAACAAAAAGTTTTTGTTTTTGATGGGCTTTGTGATTATGTCAATCACAATCAACGGCCAGACACAGCGTATAGATTCTACTGCTGCTTTTATTTTGCATCGTACTGAGGTGACTTTGCAAGATATTAAGTCCTGCAGTTTTACAGCGGTTACAACTTATGATGTTCCAAATGAAAGTTTAGGGCTCATAAAGCATGCAATAACAGATAAAGTCGCAATTAAATTTCCTGATAAAATGAAGGTTACTTCTGCAGGAGATAAAGGAAATCGAGGTTTGTGGTATGACGGAAAAAAACTAAATTATTACTCGTTTGACAATAATACCTATGGCTTCACTAATGCTCCCGGATCTGTAATTGAAACTATTGATGAAGCTAGTAAAAAATTCGGAATCGAATTTCCTGGTGCTGATTTCTTCTATCCTACCTTTTTACAGGATCTTCTTTCAGAACAAGGCAATTTAATTTTTTTGGGAACAACGATAGTCGATGGACGTGAGTGTTTTCATATTGCAGGAAATGATAAAACAAAGAGTTTTCAATTCTGGATAGGAATTGATAATTTGTTTCTGCCTGTAAAAATGGTAATTATCTATACTTTAGATAAGGATAAACCTCAATATGAAGCTCTTTATAAAGATTGGACCATAAATAATGATTATCCGGATTCAATGTTTGAATTTACGACGCCGCCAAAAGCTTCAAAAGTGAAAATTTTGCCCAGAGAGATTAAAAAACAATCATAA
- a CDS encoding BamA/TamA family outer membrane protein has product MPNKYSVSTMKCTTHLRKIALLNLFFFLSFTAIGQKQHISLRDSIDGAIDLSDYIIYAHGFIVVPTVITEPALGGIGGAIVPVFLKKHAPVVDENGKKRFINPDITGGIGMYTGNKSWLVGAFRSATLIKPKILYRVMAGYGDMNLSFYENLPSGKDEEFKLNFKSYAFYTQWLKQFRNAKWSAGPQYFFLNSEIKLPTENLPSFIKPKDIKSTISQLGGAIQFDGRDSFFTPDKGIRLQSDFFWSDKAIGSDYNSWRVNLSAIGYQPITPKLIMGLRFEGEQSFGNPPFYMLPGINLRGIPAGRYQGKTSLVTEVEFRWDLYRRWSLMGYAGGANAFNDWSKAFDKPLEYSYGTGFRYLLARKFKLRMGVDVAKGPEDWAYYVVFGSNWLR; this is encoded by the coding sequence ATGCCAAATAAATATTCAGTTTCTACTATGAAATGCACAACCCACTTGCGTAAAATTGCACTCCTAAATCTTTTTTTCTTTTTATCGTTTACTGCAATTGGGCAAAAACAGCATATTAGTTTAAGGGATTCTATAGACGGAGCAATAGATTTAAGCGATTATATTATTTATGCACATGGTTTTATTGTAGTTCCAACAGTTATTACAGAACCGGCTTTGGGTGGAATAGGAGGCGCAATTGTACCGGTTTTTCTTAAAAAGCACGCGCCGGTTGTTGATGAAAACGGTAAAAAACGATTTATAAATCCTGATATTACCGGAGGAATTGGAATGTATACAGGAAATAAAAGCTGGTTAGTAGGAGCGTTTCGTTCTGCGACATTAATAAAACCAAAAATATTATATCGAGTCATGGCAGGTTATGGTGATATGAATTTGTCGTTTTATGAAAATTTGCCAAGTGGTAAAGACGAGGAATTTAAACTTAACTTTAAATCCTATGCGTTTTATACACAATGGTTAAAACAGTTTCGAAATGCTAAATGGAGTGCTGGCCCACAATATTTTTTTTTAAATTCAGAGATAAAATTACCTACTGAAAATCTTCCTTCTTTTATAAAACCAAAAGATATTAAAAGTACCATAAGTCAGCTTGGAGGAGCCATTCAGTTTGATGGTCGGGATAGTTTTTTTACGCCCGATAAAGGAATTCGATTGCAATCTGATTTCTTTTGGTCAGATAAAGCAATAGGAAGTGATTATAATTCATGGCGAGTGAATTTATCCGCAATAGGATATCAGCCTATAACTCCAAAATTAATTATGGGACTTCGATTTGAAGGTGAACAATCTTTTGGAAATCCACCATTTTATATGCTGCCCGGAATTAATTTAAGAGGTATTCCGGCAGGAAGATATCAGGGGAAAACCAGCTTGGTAACAGAAGTCGAATTTAGATGGGATTTGTATCGCAGATGGAGTTTAATGGGATATGCCGGAGGCGCAAATGCGTTTAACGATTGGAGCAAAGCATTTGATAAACCATTAGAATACAGTTACGGAACCGGATTTAGATATTTACTGGCGAGAAAGTTCAAACTCCGTATGGGTGTAGATGTCGCAAAAGGCCCTGAAGACTGGGCATATTATGTTGTTTTTGGCAGTAACTGGCTACGATAA
- a CDS encoding DUF4136 domain-containing protein — protein sequence MNIKRKNLRIIPLLILGLFYSCSPTVKVTTDYDHAANFSEYKTFAVYDLKAQEGQVNQLNIDRVTKAIRNEMIAKGFTESSNPDLKVNAVSILKNKTSVSANTDFYGYGGMYRPYGYWGGGAMMGGANTTFNTYDYVDGSLVIDIVSTKSQKLVWQGIGNAEIDTRPDNPEEFIAASIKKILAGFPPGLAKK from the coding sequence ATGAATATTAAAAGAAAGAATCTTCGTATAATCCCATTATTGATTTTGGGTTTGTTTTACAGCTGCTCTCCAACTGTGAAAGTTACAACTGATTACGACCATGCTGCTAACTTTAGCGAATATAAAACTTTTGCAGTTTATGATTTAAAAGCACAAGAAGGTCAGGTAAATCAACTAAATATTGATCGTGTTACAAAAGCAATCCGAAATGAAATGATTGCTAAAGGTTTTACAGAATCAAGTAATCCAGATCTAAAAGTAAACGCAGTATCAATATTAAAAAATAAAACATCAGTATCGGCAAACACTGATTTCTATGGTTATGGCGGAATGTATCGTCCATACGGATATTGGGGTGGCGGTGCCATGATGGGAGGAGCAAATACAACATTTAATACTTATGATTATGTTGATGGCTCTTTAGTAATTGATATTGTATCTACAAAATCGCAAAAACTGGTTTGGCAAGGAATCGGTAATGCAGAAATTGATACCAGACCAGACAATCCAGAAGAATTTATTGCTGCCTCAATCAAAAAAATATTGGCAGGTTTTCCTCCGGGATTGGCAAAAAAATAG
- a CDS encoding helix-turn-helix domain-containing protein has product MIDIVLSLFFFIATIVGFATSFMVLFSKKNYSKSFFLGLFLFSLAVVSIYNFYLSATVFKKFPDLFMITKSFVFLVAPSAFLYVRSILFSDKMFRKYDWLHFLPFMVYFSLTVFVWAGKSLGIEAVHYIPAKINSPFSMLSLTVWLSYAFCQTMMILNYDLKSINENHFNRIKILSWIRVYNLMILFLFSTLFVHYFLVSQVDSIDFSCYILISSVLVFTVGWLYFKPQIFYDTNDVEGVNKFNFIDESLLTLKTKEIKIILPIVKELTTEKKELYLTKLEGIFVSKKLFLKKDLVIRDISDETEISVHHLSNLINSEFNLHFQDYVNLKRIEYFKEKINDPEWKDLSLEGMAWGSGFKSRTTCFRAFIKHTGKSPSEYFKVIRINPEKTNAYYFRPTSN; this is encoded by the coding sequence ATGATAGATATAGTACTCTCCCTTTTCTTTTTTATAGCGACAATAGTTGGTTTTGCAACATCGTTTATGGTTCTTTTTTCGAAGAAAAATTATTCAAAAAGTTTTTTCTTGGGATTGTTTTTATTCAGTCTTGCGGTTGTGAGTATTTATAATTTTTACTTATCGGCAACTGTCTTTAAAAAATTTCCGGATCTGTTTATGATCACAAAATCATTTGTTTTTTTAGTGGCACCTTCTGCTTTCTTATATGTTCGAAGCATATTGTTTTCAGACAAAATGTTTCGAAAATATGACTGGCTGCATTTTTTGCCATTCATGGTATATTTTAGTTTAACCGTTTTTGTATGGGCCGGAAAATCGTTGGGTATTGAAGCCGTTCATTATATTCCAGCTAAAATCAACAGTCCTTTTTCGATGCTAAGTTTGACAGTTTGGCTGTCGTATGCTTTTTGCCAAACGATGATGATTTTAAATTATGATTTAAAAAGCATCAACGAAAATCACTTTAACAGAATAAAGATTTTAAGTTGGATCAGAGTATATAATTTAATGATTTTGTTTTTGTTTTCAACACTTTTTGTACATTATTTTTTGGTTAGCCAAGTAGACAGCATTGATTTTTCATGTTATATCTTAATCTCTTCGGTACTTGTTTTTACTGTGGGATGGCTTTATTTTAAACCTCAGATTTTTTATGATACAAATGACGTAGAGGGAGTTAATAAATTTAATTTTATTGATGAGAGTTTATTGACACTTAAAACAAAGGAAATTAAAATCATATTACCAATAGTAAAAGAATTAACAACAGAAAAAAAAGAATTATATCTAACTAAATTAGAAGGCATTTTTGTTTCAAAAAAACTCTTTCTGAAAAAAGATTTAGTGATTCGTGATATCTCTGATGAAACTGAAATATCAGTTCATCATCTTTCAAATTTAATTAATTCAGAGTTTAATCTTCATTTTCAGGATTATGTAAATCTAAAAAGGATCGAATATTTTAAAGAAAAAATAAACGATCCGGAATGGAAAGATTTATCGTTAGAAGGCATGGCATGGGGATCTGGATTTAAATCCAGAACAACCTGTTTTAGAGCTTTTATAAAACATACCGGAAAATCACCTTCTGAATACTTCAAAGTAATTAGGATTAATCCTGAGAAAACAAATGCTTATTATTTTAGACCAACTTCAAATTAA
- a CDS encoding DUF1254 domain-containing protein, translated as MKSKILFLVIITFFASCTKSIAKNEIVNAADTTKTSRFKPANIEEQIVYNRAIEAVIWGIPAVNFELLSESLTNTKGNFNEIVYWSGLINSKNQTLTPNPDVVYINPLYDTRKGPVVLEIPPAEGASSITGSLDDGWQTAIEDIGPAGVDKGKGGKYLILPPDYKDKVPAGYIPMPSSTYTGFAILRSNLTDGSPNDLKRAIDYGKRVKIYPYSQAANPPATKFVDLLEVPFGNIIPYNFHFFELLDQFVQREPWLTRDLIMVDFLKSIGIEKGKSFEADSRRKEILNAAIKDAHSWIDSEYNNAFKIPFYEGTKWALPVSQDFVKSIGSNYSIPNSYPVRERAIAYSIAYFSAKHLGTGQFYLISIKDDKDQEFDGSKLYKLHLPVKVPVKLYWSVTAYDRETHALIKDMKYFSRASTSPGLQKNSDGSVDIYFGAKAPAGKESNWVPTDTKRKFELLARFYGPEKGFFDKTWKMDDVEEVK; from the coding sequence ATGAAATCAAAAATTTTATTCCTCGTAATAATTACTTTTTTTGCATCTTGCACAAAATCTATAGCAAAAAATGAAATAGTCAATGCTGCAGATACGACAAAAACATCTCGATTTAAGCCTGCAAATATTGAAGAACAAATTGTATACAATCGTGCAATTGAAGCAGTAATTTGGGGAATTCCCGCGGTTAATTTTGAATTACTCAGCGAAAGCTTAACCAATACAAAAGGTAATTTTAATGAGATTGTTTATTGGTCCGGATTAATAAATTCGAAAAATCAGACATTAACACCAAATCCAGATGTTGTATATATAAATCCATTATATGATACAAGAAAAGGCCCTGTAGTATTAGAAATTCCTCCGGCAGAAGGAGCTTCTTCAATAACAGGAAGTTTAGATGATGGCTGGCAGACTGCAATAGAAGATATTGGTCCAGCTGGTGTTGACAAAGGAAAAGGAGGGAAATATTTAATTCTGCCGCCAGATTATAAAGATAAAGTGCCAGCAGGGTATATTCCGATGCCTTCATCAACTTATACAGGTTTTGCAATTTTGCGTTCGAATCTTACAGACGGAAGTCCAAATGATCTTAAGAGAGCAATTGACTATGGGAAACGAGTAAAAATTTACCCTTATTCTCAGGCAGCAAATCCACCAGCAACAAAATTTGTCGATTTACTTGAAGTTCCATTCGGCAATATTATTCCATACAATTTTCATTTTTTTGAACTTTTGGATCAGTTTGTACAACGAGAACCTTGGCTGACTAGAGATTTAATTATGGTTGATTTTCTAAAATCAATCGGTATCGAAAAAGGTAAATCTTTTGAAGCTGATTCAAGAAGAAAGGAAATTCTGAATGCAGCGATAAAAGATGCTCATAGTTGGATTGATAGTGAATATAATAATGCTTTTAAAATACCTTTTTACGAAGGTACTAAGTGGGCATTACCTGTTTCTCAGGATTTTGTGAAATCAATTGGAAGTAATTATTCAATACCAAACAGTTACCCGGTACGTGAACGAGCGATAGCATATTCAATAGCCTACTTTAGTGCAAAACATTTAGGAACAGGACAATTCTATTTAATATCAATTAAGGATGATAAAGATCAAGAATTTGATGGTTCAAAATTATATAAACTTCATTTGCCTGTCAAAGTTCCGGTAAAATTATATTGGTCAGTAACAGCTTATGATCGTGAAACGCATGCTTTAATTAAAGACATGAAATATTTTAGTCGGGCATCTACATCACCCGGACTTCAAAAAAATTCAGACGGATCTGTAGATATTTATTTTGGTGCCAAAGCTCCGGCAGGAAAAGAATCAAATTGGGTTCCGACTGATACAAAAAGGAAATTTGAATTGCTTGCTCGTTTCTATGGCCCAGAAAAAGGATTTTTTGATAAAACCTGGAAAATGGACGATGTTGAAGAAGTAAAATAA
- a CDS encoding arylsulfatase: protein MKKLKSMLFFVLLVILSITETKAQSKPNVIVIMTDDVGWGDLGSYGGGVMRGAPTPNLDRMASEGMRFVNYYGQSSCTAGRASLITGRIPVRTALSAVLVPGDPNGLSKETPTIAEAMKKGGYSTVFIGKWHLGDQEENYPIAHGYDEMYHMLPYYAGVYAYDDKILHPNFPSDDAEFMKVWNSINLGEFEGKAGEKAKVVKKKVGFVDLATVDDEMRESAVDYIKKHAKDSKPFFATVCFEKVHNPNNPSPRWKGKSPGGGNYLDALMEMDDNSGQIIQAVRDLGIEKNTLIIWTTDNGAWVDAWPDAGYTPFRGMKGSVYEGGFRVPALAWWPGHIKGGSVNTDMFSHMDWWPTVASIMGQPVPTHEWKDNNGGPIIFDGLDLSASLLGTGPGVRQDFYFFAGQAFGAVRVKNFKFLFTAKDSWLGSDKPLKVVATYDLLWDPAEQRDMTFNGAAPDNGNSPGHFSGSDNGWAGMYMAPRVMKLFEDMKKIPNKKYIPFGEGLPKLIPEEYK from the coding sequence ATGAAAAAGTTAAAAAGTATGTTGTTTTTTGTACTGTTAGTGATTTTAAGTATAACTGAAACAAAAGCCCAAAGCAAACCAAATGTTATCGTGATAATGACAGATGACGTTGGTTGGGGAGATTTAGGAAGTTATGGAGGTGGTGTAATGAGAGGTGCTCCTACGCCAAATCTTGATCGTATGGCTTCTGAAGGGATGAGATTTGTTAATTATTATGGGCAATCAAGTTGTACGGCAGGAAGAGCTTCGTTAATCACAGGTAGAATACCAGTTCGTACAGCACTTTCAGCAGTATTGGTTCCCGGGGACCCTAATGGTTTGTCAAAAGAAACACCAACAATTGCAGAGGCAATGAAAAAAGGAGGTTATTCAACTGTTTTTATTGGTAAATGGCATTTAGGAGATCAAGAAGAAAACTATCCTATAGCGCACGGATATGATGAGATGTATCATATGCTGCCATATTATGCAGGAGTGTACGCTTATGATGATAAGATTCTGCACCCAAATTTTCCGTCTGATGATGCTGAATTTATGAAAGTGTGGAATTCTATAAATCTTGGTGAATTTGAAGGTAAAGCCGGAGAAAAAGCAAAAGTTGTAAAGAAAAAAGTAGGATTTGTAGATTTAGCAACCGTTGATGATGAAATGCGTGAGTCTGCAGTAGATTATATAAAAAAACATGCAAAAGACAGCAAACCTTTTTTTGCAACAGTTTGTTTCGAAAAAGTTCATAATCCTAATAATCCATCACCACGCTGGAAAGGTAAATCGCCAGGTGGAGGTAATTACCTGGATGCTTTAATGGAAATGGATGATAATTCCGGGCAAATTATACAAGCAGTAAGAGATCTGGGAATCGAAAAAAACACATTAATAATCTGGACTACAGATAATGGAGCTTGGGTTGATGCTTGGCCAGATGCAGGTTATACACCGTTTAGAGGAATGAAAGGTTCTGTTTATGAAGGAGGTTTCCGTGTACCGGCTTTAGCTTGGTGGCCCGGTCATATTAAAGGAGGTTCTGTAAACACAGATATGTTTTCTCATATGGATTGGTGGCCAACTGTTGCTTCAATTATGGGACAGCCTGTGCCAACTCATGAATGGAAAGATAATAACGGCGGTCCAATTATTTTTGATGGTCTGGATCTTAGTGCTTCTTTATTAGGAACAGGACCGGGGGTGCGCCAGGATTTTTATTTCTTTGCAGGACAAGCTTTTGGAGCAGTTCGTGTTAAAAATTTCAAATTTCTTTTTACTGCAAAAGATTCTTGGTTAGGATCAGATAAGCCATTAAAAGTAGTTGCTACTTATGATTTATTGTGGGATCCTGCAGAACAACGTGATATGACATTTAATGGCGCAGCTCCAGATAACGGAAATTCACCAGGACATTTTAGCGGTTCTGATAATGGTTGGGCAGGAATGTATATGGCGCCTCGTGTTATGAAATTATTTGAGGACATGAAAAAAATACCAAATAAAAAATATATTCCTTTTGGAGAAGGATTGCCAAAGCTAATTCCTGAAGAATATAAATAG